From Rhizophagus irregularis chromosome 29, complete sequence:
TCTATATAATTTGAAGATAAAGAAGTTGGATGATTAATAGTTTCGGGAGGagaatataaaaagtaaattgacAAAAATACTACTGATAAAACGAAAAGTATTCTTGCTAAACTATGTATTTGTGGCATATTTCTTGTAAAATGaaaactaacaaataatttgatataattttaataacttacCGCATATATAGCAATTCCATATTTGGAATGTTACTCATTTCATTAGTTTTGGTTGCATGATCATCCACATTTTATAACCGCTGGCCATTTCAGGTCAAATTTATGatgccggccagaattacaaattcatattatcacgtgatataatttttatcctTGAAACATAGATAATTTTTGCCAGAATTATgatgtaaatttaaatgatttaatgtCCAAATGCAATCATTTGAGGCCATTTGGGTCACAGTAACAAAATATGATTTACATGTAACATGTGCAACtatgattttacattttttaaaacaaaaaccaactttaaaactttttaaaagtgctttttcttttataagtaCCATGACTGATATAGAACAAATCACTGGTAACTTATCTATAAATCAAACCTAAAAGTGATATAAATATCATCTAACGATTTAACAatgtaattctttttataaatagaaacAATCCGGCCAGTTGTTGTATCTGGACCATCAGGTATTATTATACTTAAtgtatataatgtaataatataagtaTAATCTTAATATTTGTTAGAATTTATAAGGGTCGGGAAAGTCAACTTTGCTTAAACGTCTTTTTCAAGATTATCCTGACAAATTTGGATTCAGTGTATCTCGTAAGGAAATTACTAgactttttcataatatttattaccaaatcttcatattcatattcatatatatatttagacACTACTCGTTCGCCTCGCCCGGGAGAGGAAAATGGTGTTCAATATCACTTTACATCACGTGAAGAATTTGTTGATCTCATTAAGCAGGATAAATTCATTGAATATGCAGAATTTTCGGGAAATTTATATGGAACTAGTATTGATGCTGTTAAGTCTGTCTTAAGTCAAGGAAAATTTTGTATCTtggatattgaattaaatgtaagattaaaattaataacttttttttgaatcactATTcactaatttttcattatttatctaaaattatagGGAGTAAAAGCTGTCAAAAAAACAGATCTTAATGCAcgatttgtttttattaaaccaCCTTCGTTGGAAGCTCTTAAAGAAAGGCTTATTGGTCGTAAAACTGAGACTGAAGAATCTATACAAGCACGTCTTAATGCTGCAAAGGAAGAACTAGCCTACGCGGATCAAGAAGGTTCAcatgatataattatagtaaatgaTAATCTAGATACtgcatatgaaaaatttaaaaatttcattgttgAAGGCAAATCTTagatgtatattatttattttttctcagTTGAAAtagacaaaaattttatttattactgatattttgattcttaaataaaagtaaataaattgagCTTATCAAGATTAtgaattctttataatttaattcctAACTTATGTTCCATTGATGCATGCATATCCATCATATCTGTTGACAATTCCGgaactattataataatgaaagatttaatttacttaatattttcttaaaaaagaaaaacgattaaatacattaaatacaGACCATTTAAGAAATCTTCAAAATCGATTGTTTCATCCTTTCCCATTAAAACTTCCAAACTTAAATTAGAGGAAGGTAAGATTGGTGCGCGTTGAACCTGATTTACAATCAAGCCAACTTATGTTTAGTTACATAGTTTTCAAAacatatatgtataaaactttaataaaagcAATTCTTACTCTTGATACAATACTACGTTCCATGAGCTGTCTAACTGGAGCATGGATACCGTAAATCCTTCTTTCTAATGTGAACTTCAAATTCGTTTGAGTTTCTTCCCACTATGAACGATGTAGAAAAGATCAATTTTATAAGTTCACATgtcttaatatataataaatttttatcattacatGTTTGAGTCTATGCTCTAATGGATGCTTTGGCAAAATATCGGTCGCAATTGATTTTGGTCCATAGCGGAAAGTATCATGAACGCCGAAAGAATTGACTGTCTCTGCAATACTTTTATTTGTAGAGTCTGGTTGAGTAGAGGGAGTGATACGAAGAGACTGaggatcctaaaaaaaaaatgctacattaattaataatgaagctaactaataatgaaattttaacaaCATACCATTGTTAGAATTTCTCGTGGTTCAAAAAGTAGACaagaaaatgtaatttttgatCTGATTGCGTAATCTTTAATTCGTCGATTGTTGTACTATACATGTGATATTCCgagatttgatatttttaagcCACAGATCTACCGAATTACGCTGTTAGAAAAATTCACTTCGTTCAACTCTTCATCTCACACTATTAAGGTTATTTATCTCGGAAGTTCATTTAAAACCATCTTCAACCACTTTTAAGCGAAGATAAACTTATATTACATCTCGCGTTATAAGCCGCTCTCCCACAATTTTTCCAGCTAGCGTGTGAATTCGGTTAAAAGATCTTGCTGAATGTCAATTTTAGGGAGGCAAGCTTTTCTCTGAAGTATTTATGACATACGCGCCTAATTTTACTTCTACAAGAGTGAAATATGTCTTCAAAATTATTCCTTTTGGAAGAGGGAAAGAAGTACTGGTGAACGAGGTGCTATTTAATGTAATCAGAGGATCATGAGTAGATGGGTGGAGCGGAAAACTAATAAGAATTACCGTCGaagaatgaagaaaaaaattttataactacCCCCCCCCCCCTTCACCTCtagattattcaaattttatttttttgactgAAGATATgcgatatttatatttaaactttttcctttaattatATCCCTTTACAAGTGATAAGCATGCTCGAAATACTTTGCCCCAAAAAATCTCATGTATGGGTACCTATTTGACCTATAGAGACTTTCACGGCATTGACCTATAGAATTATGATGCGCGATCTCACTTTTTCGATTATCCATTTATTCTCTATTTGGGTTAATTGAAGATATTACCCCAATGTGCCCACGCACGTTCGCTAAAATGTTAATGACGGCCTTAGCTTTTTAACAAAGCCAACGTTTTTTAAACGAACGCCTTCTCCAGCTGATGATGAAGGTACAAACAAGATCGAAATGATGACAAGACGTCTGATTGTTCAGACATGACAACAACACCGACCCTGCCTGATTTATTCCCTttcttattttactttatcttTAGTAccaacatttaaatttattctcgcttatttaacaaaaataacacAGTCCAAGTTTACATGCATTATTTTACACCTGATAGTATTTACGTGTGGCACTGAAGAACAATGCGGGCTTATAGTGAATTTGAGAATCGaagtttattttcatttactatttaattggcttttttacttttattccGGTTCTGTTTGCGCGTGTAGGTCCATAACAATTGTCTTTGGCGGCCTTGCATTAGTTTAAAATTCTACGcgtgtatatttttttctaatttatacGTAGTTTGTACTATACATGAGTTCTACtagctataaaaataaaaatagaaaaaaaatactcgCTAAGGAACAAATAAAAAGGTTAGATGCTGGGCCAATAAAGCTGGTAACTTAAAAGTAAAAGGAGAGATTTTTTATTGAGGTGGTAATATGCTCAAAGGAGAGAAAGCGAAAAGGGATTCTAAAGGAGTGTAACCAGACAAGagaattagtaattatttaattcgtatggttataattaattaattagagTCATTGGACAAAAATAATGAGACTTTCAGAAAAAGTCTTGGTTCAAAAGTCAATAGCCCATGTCAAGTTTtactttaacaaaataatttatctacGAATTTTATTGGCCGACGCATTAAAAGATATGTTCAACAGACGTCAAAGTAATAGATAGTACAAGTGAATTAGATAGATCTGCTTAGAGATGTTGTATGtggattataataataacggtattgatattattaattacattatctCTTCATAAATAAGTTACCTATTACTTACTTCTCAAATAATGAGGATGAAATTGGCAACGATTCCAAGGTAATTTTGTAgatatctttatattattaaattttcaataataaacaataatttaaaatattcatcattttttacCAGATGATCTTCAGGTTTAGTTCATCACGCTCAACCTATTCGATATTATACACCGATAAATATATTCATGCAAATGTTGGATAATTACGAATACTTGATATAGATAATATAGATTACATCAGCAATGTGTCAAATACTTTATTCATCATTATGAGTTTCGGATAATCGTTatctaaaaattctaaaaCTTCTTCAATATAGAATAAGAGTACAGGATAAGAATATAGGATAAGAGTATAGGATAAGAGTATAGAAAGAGTTATAGGATAAgagtttaaaaatataagatgTGGTAATGAGTAATAATATCAGATATCATTAGGGAATGAAATTACACATATCgaaattattactttaaatctTTGTACTTTTCTATTCCTAACTTAATATTTCAACtacatttcctaaatttgctgccttttgatataattcaaatgccttttgtttatcaatACTAATTCCAATTCCTTTGTCATAATGACATCTCAAATTATCTACATTTGGTATTCTCCCATAATAAACTTTGCATATTTGGATAAAACTATGTAATGCCATCATTTGAAAGTTGCCGTGTTATAATACTATGGTTCGCTTTTCCATACTTCTTTAGATTGTAGGACTCTCTTCAGATTTAAAATTCGTGTTCTGATGTTGCTTCTGGATTTTGGCTCTTGTAATATGTTTACATACTTATATTCGATTCCTACATTCTATTGATCTTCGATTTTCTTGAATTCTCTGTGTTTCAATTAATATACACAGCGATGTAAGTGTAACTTGACTACATCATCTTGAATTCTTAATAAGGTCGTCTATGCTTTTTGGTATCAAATATAAAACCCATAGGGTCTACGTTCGAATCGTTCGAATGATTTATCCTAATTAAACTTTTAGAGCTCTATTAATTTACTAGATAAGCtaacattttttactttaactTCTTATACAATGAATTAATAACCACTTAGTTATTAactcattaattttaatttcttaattgaaAATTCTTTAGATAAAACTACTAGATTTATTAATACCCTATTCCTGGTCctttataatattgtttaaatatCACGCTATAATCGAAATCTTAATTCTCTTGTGCTTTCCTGAATACCATACTGTTTTCGAATAACTCATATATTCTCATATTGGATTCGtatttcaatcaatttttctCTGAAAATAAATTCTCGTATATtgactttataaattttcatctaTCATAATCACGTGATTGGCTCTGCTGTGCTGCAGCTTAATTTTCCCACACCAATATGCACTATATATACgcttttgaattaaaattttttttttttcttattactcCATATTCTTGACCTCTCATTGACTTGTTAATGTCAAAATCTTTcaatattctaatttttcaCGTACTTCgattctttatttttgataaaggttCGTCAAAATTACGATTTTTTGCATGTAAAATTACATACTTCCAATAATCTCGTTTTTGCATTTCGCATAtgattaaaaattctattaatttttctagatcaaattttaaatttttatattctgaattttttttattccgtTTTCTCATATGTTTCTTATCATCTCGTCGTAAGCGTTGTAATTTCTTATCATGTTCAAAtaattccttttctttttttattaattctgatTTTAACTTCCTAATTTCATTAAtggtttcttttattttctgaggcatttttgataaaggtttGTCAAAATCACGATTTATtgaatgtaaattaattacatcATTCCAATAATCTCGTTTTCGCGTTgcgtattttattaaagaatctatTGATTCTTCTTGTtcaagttttaaattttcacgttctgaattttttttatcccatTTTTCAGCTTCATCATATATCTTGCTCTTATATTTCTTATCATCTTCTTCTGTTCGTAAACGTTGtaatttctcaaaattttcatttgcaACCTTATTATGTTCAGATAATTCCTCttctatttttgttaattccgATTTTAACTTCCTAATTTCATTAACTTTTTCCTTTACTTTCTGATAAGTCATTTCATTCAAATAATATCTTTCAAAAAGAATGTCACATAAGCGATAACAGATAAGAAAACAATACAAACAGACTTTTACCATTTGACTTTGTAcccc
This genomic window contains:
- a CDS encoding guanylate kinase, which gives rise to MTDIEQITETIRPVVVSGPSGSGKSTLLKRLFQDYPDKFGFSVSHTTRSPRPGEENGVQYHFTSREEFVDLIKQDKFIEYAEFSGNLYGTSIDAVKSVLSQGKFCILDIELNGVKAVKKTDLNARFVFIKPPSLEALKERLIGRKTETEESIQARLNAAKEELAYADQEGSHDIIIVNDNLDTAYEKFKNFIVEGKS